A part of Dryobates pubescens isolate bDryPub1 chromosome 3, bDryPub1.pri, whole genome shotgun sequence genomic DNA contains:
- the TRIM35 gene encoding E3 ubiquitin-protein ligase TRIM35 isoform X3 — MLQAYSRTPSRRLVRRRGRSRRCYSPSECAMEREASVSISSLVPTSASTSPTATFKEELLCPICYDPFREAVTLGCGHNFCKGCVTRSWEHGAHVCPVCKERSSLDDLRINHTLNNLVEKILKEERQRRGQAAALCPLHHQEAKLFCLEDKELACFACQSSKQHEGHKLRPVQETATDFRACEVPEGISSPQAKLKNMETSLRDKVKDFGTAHRAYESILKHNQAEVTQLREQIKQEFEKLHSFLRAEEQALLDELQEEVQHKQDFIEGKMKQLLESCHTLLNEAKQLQNDLKEDDYTFLMAHKNRKRRIACTAEEPEGMPVGMLFDVAKYLGSLQYNVWKKMLNIITVVPFTFNPNSAAGWLEVSEDLTSVTNRGYKMLVENPERFTSAPCILGSRSFLDGFHTWEVDLGGVTNWRVGVARPPSGAQWTFHHDARSGFWYIYHLPGIDIEMDRASNATRLETALGSVKRIRVELDCDEGELSFYDADRRAHIYTFHEKFSTAVYPYFYVGPAAVGAVHEPLRICPLRVRVQEDVSV, encoded by the exons ATGTTGCAAGCGTACAGCCGGACCCCGTCCCGCCGCCTTGTCCGGCGCAGAGGCCGCTCCAGGCGCTGCTACTCGCCCTCGGAGTG TGCCATGGAGAGGGAAGCGAGCGTCTCGATCAGCAGCTTGGTGCCCACCTCCGCCAGCACGTCCCCCACGGCCACTTTcaaggaagagctgctgtgccccatCTGCTACGACCCTTTTCGGGAAGCCGTGACGCTGGGCTGCGGCCACAACTTCTGCAAGGGCTGCGTGACCCGTTCCTGGGAGCACGGCGCTCACGTCTGCCCCGTGTGCAAGGAGCGCTCTTCGCTGGACGACCTCCGCATCAACCACACGCTCAACAACCTGGTGGAGAAGATCCTCAAGGAGGAACGACAGAGGCGAGGCCAGGCAGCCGCCCTCTGTCCCCTGCACCACCAAGAGGCCAAACTCTTCTGCCTGGAGGACAAGGAGCTGGCATGCTTTGCCTGTCAGAGCTCCAAGCAACACGAAGGGCACAAGCTGCGGCCGGTGCAGGAGACAGCGACAGATTTCAGG GCTTGTGAGGTTCCTGAAGGCATTTCATCTCCACAGGCCAAGCTGAAGAACATGGAGACCTCCCTGCGGGATAAAGTGAAGGATTTTGGGACCGCCCATCGTGCCTACGAGTCCATCTTGAAACACAACCAG GCGGAGGTGAcgcagctgagggagcagatCAAGCAGGAGTTTGAGAAGCTGCACAGCTTCCTGCGCGCTgaggagcaggcactgctggacgagctgcaggaggaggtgcAGCACAAGCAGGACTTCATCGAGGGCAAGATGAAGCAGCTGTTGGAGAGCTGCCACACCCTGCTCAACGAAGCCAAGCAGCTCCAGAACGACCTCAAGGAGGACGACTACACCTTCCTCATG GCTCACAAGAACCGCAAGCGCAG gaTTGCCTGTACAGCTGAGGAACCAGAGGGCATGCCTGTAGGGATGCTTTTTGACGTTGCCAAGTACCTGGGCTCACTGCAGTACAACGTGTGGAAAAAGATGCTCAACATCATCACTGTAG TCCCCTTCACCTTCAACCCCAACTCCGCGGCGGGCTGGCTTGAGGTGTCAGAAGACCTCACCAGCGTCaccaacagaggctacaagaTGCTGGTGGAGAACCCTGAGCGCTTCACCTCGGCCCCCTGCATCCTGGGCTCTCGGAGCTTCTTAGACGGCTTCCACACCTGGGAGGTGGACCTGGGCGGCGTCACGAACTGGCGGGTGGGGGTGGCTCGGCCGCCCAGCGGCGCCCAGTGGACCTTCCACCACGACGCTCGCTCCGGCTTCTGGTACATCTATCACCTGCCCGGCATCGACATCGAGATGGACCGAGCCTCCAACGCCACGCGCCTGGAGACCGCCCTGGGCAGCGTCAAGCGCATCCGGGTGGAGCTGGACTGCGACGAAGGGGAGCTGTCCTTCTACGACGCCGACCGCCGGGCCCACATCTACACCTTCCACGAGAAGTTCAGCACCGCCGTCTACCCTTACTTCTACGTGGGGCCGGCGGCCGTGGGCGCCGTGCACGAGCCCCTCCGCATCTGCCCCCTCCGGGTCCGCGTCCAGGAGGATGTCTCTGTTTaa
- the TRIM35 gene encoding E3 ubiquitin-protein ligase TRIM35 isoform X1 codes for MGYRAAEEHRGQGSGAGDQAAEQPRGVRCFEAGHRKVRGSLGTGEESGEWGSRTGDHPEAEGSNTGTSPSKGPATPGPLPHVAGSSRHAGRCLPALGGCQWPGPVSLRLVPARGGSCGVSHRQENDCIRNGAVFPTGALGKSCSRFPPSIASLSSAMEREASVSISSLVPTSASTSPTATFKEELLCPICYDPFREAVTLGCGHNFCKGCVTRSWEHGAHVCPVCKERSSLDDLRINHTLNNLVEKILKEERQRRGQAAALCPLHHQEAKLFCLEDKELACFACQSSKQHEGHKLRPVQETATDFRACEVPEGISSPQAKLKNMETSLRDKVKDFGTAHRAYESILKHNQAEVTQLREQIKQEFEKLHSFLRAEEQALLDELQEEVQHKQDFIEGKMKQLLESCHTLLNEAKQLQNDLKEDDYTFLMAHKNRKRRIACTAEEPEGMPVGMLFDVAKYLGSLQYNVWKKMLNIITVVPFTFNPNSAAGWLEVSEDLTSVTNRGYKMLVENPERFTSAPCILGSRSFLDGFHTWEVDLGGVTNWRVGVARPPSGAQWTFHHDARSGFWYIYHLPGIDIEMDRASNATRLETALGSVKRIRVELDCDEGELSFYDADRRAHIYTFHEKFSTAVYPYFYVGPAAVGAVHEPLRICPLRVRVQEDVSV; via the exons ATGGGGTAccgggcagcagaggagcaccGGGGGCAGGGGAGTGGGGCCGGGGACCAGGCGGCGGAGCAGCCCCGGGGGGTCCGGTGCTTCGAGGCCGGACACCGGAAAGTCCGTGGGAGTCTGGGCACTGGAGAAGAGTCTGGGGAGTGGGGGTCACGTACCGGGGACCACCCCGAAGCTGAGGGTTCGAACACAGGGACAAGCCCCTCGAAGGGTCCGGCCACCCCCGGCCCACTTCCCCACGTTGCCGGCTCATCCCGGCACGCTGGCCGGTGCCTGCCCGCCCTTGGTGGCTGCCAGTGGCCCGGGCCGGTGTCACTCAGGCTGGTGCCTGCCCGGGGAGGGAGCTGCGGGGTGAGTCACAGGCAGGAAAACGATTGCATCAGGAACGGGGCTGTTTTTCCAACTGGGGCTCTCGGAAAATCCTGCTCCCGCTTCCCTCCATCCATCGCTTCTCTCTCCAGTGCCATGGAGAGGGAAGCGAGCGTCTCGATCAGCAGCTTGGTGCCCACCTCCGCCAGCACGTCCCCCACGGCCACTTTcaaggaagagctgctgtgccccatCTGCTACGACCCTTTTCGGGAAGCCGTGACGCTGGGCTGCGGCCACAACTTCTGCAAGGGCTGCGTGACCCGTTCCTGGGAGCACGGCGCTCACGTCTGCCCCGTGTGCAAGGAGCGCTCTTCGCTGGACGACCTCCGCATCAACCACACGCTCAACAACCTGGTGGAGAAGATCCTCAAGGAGGAACGACAGAGGCGAGGCCAGGCAGCCGCCCTCTGTCCCCTGCACCACCAAGAGGCCAAACTCTTCTGCCTGGAGGACAAGGAGCTGGCATGCTTTGCCTGTCAGAGCTCCAAGCAACACGAAGGGCACAAGCTGCGGCCGGTGCAGGAGACAGCGACAGATTTCAGG GCTTGTGAGGTTCCTGAAGGCATTTCATCTCCACAGGCCAAGCTGAAGAACATGGAGACCTCCCTGCGGGATAAAGTGAAGGATTTTGGGACCGCCCATCGTGCCTACGAGTCCATCTTGAAACACAACCAG GCGGAGGTGAcgcagctgagggagcagatCAAGCAGGAGTTTGAGAAGCTGCACAGCTTCCTGCGCGCTgaggagcaggcactgctggacgagctgcaggaggaggtgcAGCACAAGCAGGACTTCATCGAGGGCAAGATGAAGCAGCTGTTGGAGAGCTGCCACACCCTGCTCAACGAAGCCAAGCAGCTCCAGAACGACCTCAAGGAGGACGACTACACCTTCCTCATG GCTCACAAGAACCGCAAGCGCAG gaTTGCCTGTACAGCTGAGGAACCAGAGGGCATGCCTGTAGGGATGCTTTTTGACGTTGCCAAGTACCTGGGCTCACTGCAGTACAACGTGTGGAAAAAGATGCTCAACATCATCACTGTAG TCCCCTTCACCTTCAACCCCAACTCCGCGGCGGGCTGGCTTGAGGTGTCAGAAGACCTCACCAGCGTCaccaacagaggctacaagaTGCTGGTGGAGAACCCTGAGCGCTTCACCTCGGCCCCCTGCATCCTGGGCTCTCGGAGCTTCTTAGACGGCTTCCACACCTGGGAGGTGGACCTGGGCGGCGTCACGAACTGGCGGGTGGGGGTGGCTCGGCCGCCCAGCGGCGCCCAGTGGACCTTCCACCACGACGCTCGCTCCGGCTTCTGGTACATCTATCACCTGCCCGGCATCGACATCGAGATGGACCGAGCCTCCAACGCCACGCGCCTGGAGACCGCCCTGGGCAGCGTCAAGCGCATCCGGGTGGAGCTGGACTGCGACGAAGGGGAGCTGTCCTTCTACGACGCCGACCGCCGGGCCCACATCTACACCTTCCACGAGAAGTTCAGCACCGCCGTCTACCCTTACTTCTACGTGGGGCCGGCGGCCGTGGGCGCCGTGCACGAGCCCCTCCGCATCTGCCCCCTCCGGGTCCGCGTCCAGGAGGATGTCTCTGTTTaa
- the TRIM35 gene encoding E3 ubiquitin-protein ligase TRIM35 isoform X2, with product MGYRAAEEHRGQGSGAGDQAAEQPRGVRCFEAGHRKVRGSLGTGEESGEWGSRTGDHPEAEGSNTGTSPSKGPATPGPLPHVAGSSRHAGRCLPALGGCQWPGPVSLRLVPARGGSCGVSHRQENDCIRNGAVFPTGALGKSCSRFPPSIASLSSAMEREASVSISSLVPTSASTSPTATFKEELLCPICYDPFREAVTLGCGHNFCKGCVTRSWEHGAHVCPVCKERSSLDDLRINHTLNNLVEKILKEERQRRGQAAALCPLHHQEAKLFCLEDKELACFACQSSKQHEGHKLRPVQETATDFRAKLKNMETSLRDKVKDFGTAHRAYESILKHNQAEVTQLREQIKQEFEKLHSFLRAEEQALLDELQEEVQHKQDFIEGKMKQLLESCHTLLNEAKQLQNDLKEDDYTFLMAHKNRKRRIACTAEEPEGMPVGMLFDVAKYLGSLQYNVWKKMLNIITVVPFTFNPNSAAGWLEVSEDLTSVTNRGYKMLVENPERFTSAPCILGSRSFLDGFHTWEVDLGGVTNWRVGVARPPSGAQWTFHHDARSGFWYIYHLPGIDIEMDRASNATRLETALGSVKRIRVELDCDEGELSFYDADRRAHIYTFHEKFSTAVYPYFYVGPAAVGAVHEPLRICPLRVRVQEDVSV from the exons ATGGGGTAccgggcagcagaggagcaccGGGGGCAGGGGAGTGGGGCCGGGGACCAGGCGGCGGAGCAGCCCCGGGGGGTCCGGTGCTTCGAGGCCGGACACCGGAAAGTCCGTGGGAGTCTGGGCACTGGAGAAGAGTCTGGGGAGTGGGGGTCACGTACCGGGGACCACCCCGAAGCTGAGGGTTCGAACACAGGGACAAGCCCCTCGAAGGGTCCGGCCACCCCCGGCCCACTTCCCCACGTTGCCGGCTCATCCCGGCACGCTGGCCGGTGCCTGCCCGCCCTTGGTGGCTGCCAGTGGCCCGGGCCGGTGTCACTCAGGCTGGTGCCTGCCCGGGGAGGGAGCTGCGGGGTGAGTCACAGGCAGGAAAACGATTGCATCAGGAACGGGGCTGTTTTTCCAACTGGGGCTCTCGGAAAATCCTGCTCCCGCTTCCCTCCATCCATCGCTTCTCTCTCCAGTGCCATGGAGAGGGAAGCGAGCGTCTCGATCAGCAGCTTGGTGCCCACCTCCGCCAGCACGTCCCCCACGGCCACTTTcaaggaagagctgctgtgccccatCTGCTACGACCCTTTTCGGGAAGCCGTGACGCTGGGCTGCGGCCACAACTTCTGCAAGGGCTGCGTGACCCGTTCCTGGGAGCACGGCGCTCACGTCTGCCCCGTGTGCAAGGAGCGCTCTTCGCTGGACGACCTCCGCATCAACCACACGCTCAACAACCTGGTGGAGAAGATCCTCAAGGAGGAACGACAGAGGCGAGGCCAGGCAGCCGCCCTCTGTCCCCTGCACCACCAAGAGGCCAAACTCTTCTGCCTGGAGGACAAGGAGCTGGCATGCTTTGCCTGTCAGAGCTCCAAGCAACACGAAGGGCACAAGCTGCGGCCGGTGCAGGAGACAGCGACAGATTTCAGG GCCAAGCTGAAGAACATGGAGACCTCCCTGCGGGATAAAGTGAAGGATTTTGGGACCGCCCATCGTGCCTACGAGTCCATCTTGAAACACAACCAG GCGGAGGTGAcgcagctgagggagcagatCAAGCAGGAGTTTGAGAAGCTGCACAGCTTCCTGCGCGCTgaggagcaggcactgctggacgagctgcaggaggaggtgcAGCACAAGCAGGACTTCATCGAGGGCAAGATGAAGCAGCTGTTGGAGAGCTGCCACACCCTGCTCAACGAAGCCAAGCAGCTCCAGAACGACCTCAAGGAGGACGACTACACCTTCCTCATG GCTCACAAGAACCGCAAGCGCAG gaTTGCCTGTACAGCTGAGGAACCAGAGGGCATGCCTGTAGGGATGCTTTTTGACGTTGCCAAGTACCTGGGCTCACTGCAGTACAACGTGTGGAAAAAGATGCTCAACATCATCACTGTAG TCCCCTTCACCTTCAACCCCAACTCCGCGGCGGGCTGGCTTGAGGTGTCAGAAGACCTCACCAGCGTCaccaacagaggctacaagaTGCTGGTGGAGAACCCTGAGCGCTTCACCTCGGCCCCCTGCATCCTGGGCTCTCGGAGCTTCTTAGACGGCTTCCACACCTGGGAGGTGGACCTGGGCGGCGTCACGAACTGGCGGGTGGGGGTGGCTCGGCCGCCCAGCGGCGCCCAGTGGACCTTCCACCACGACGCTCGCTCCGGCTTCTGGTACATCTATCACCTGCCCGGCATCGACATCGAGATGGACCGAGCCTCCAACGCCACGCGCCTGGAGACCGCCCTGGGCAGCGTCAAGCGCATCCGGGTGGAGCTGGACTGCGACGAAGGGGAGCTGTCCTTCTACGACGCCGACCGCCGGGCCCACATCTACACCTTCCACGAGAAGTTCAGCACCGCCGTCTACCCTTACTTCTACGTGGGGCCGGCGGCCGTGGGCGCCGTGCACGAGCCCCTCCGCATCTGCCCCCTCCGGGTCCGCGTCCAGGAGGATGTCTCTGTTTaa